A DNA window from Acidobacteriota bacterium contains the following coding sequences:
- a CDS encoding F0F1 ATP synthase subunit beta (Produces ATP from ADP in the presence of a proton gradient across the membrane. The beta chain is a regulatory subunit): protein TDPAPATTFAHLDATTNLSRDIASLGIYPAVDPLASTSRILDPRIIGDEHYDVARRVKQVLQRYKDLQDIIAILGLDELSEEDKLTVSRARKIQRFLSQPFHVAEQFTGFKGKYVSIAETIKGFKELVDGKHDDVPEQAFYMVGTIDEALEKAASLKA from the coding sequence ACACGGATCCGGCGCCGGCCACCACGTTCGCGCACCTCGACGCCACGACGAACCTGTCGCGCGACATCGCGTCGCTCGGCATCTATCCGGCCGTCGATCCGCTGGCCTCCACCTCGCGCATCCTCGATCCGCGCATCATCGGCGACGAGCACTACGACGTGGCGCGCCGCGTGAAGCAGGTGCTGCAGCGCTACAAGGACCTGCAGGACATCATCGCGATTCTCGGCCTCGACGAGCTGTCCGAAGAGGACAAGCTCACCGTCTCCCGCGCGCGCAAGATCCAGCGGTTCCTCAGCCAGCCGTTCCACGTCGCCGAACAGTTCACCGGCTTCAAGGGCAAGTACGTGTCGATCGCCGAGACGATCAAGGGCTTCAAGGAGCTCGTCGACGGCAAGCACGACGATGTGCCGGAGCAGGCGTTCTACATGGTGGGCACGATCGACGAGGCGCTGGAGAAGGCCGCGTCCCTGAAGGCGTAA
- a CDS encoding F0F1 ATP synthase subunit epsilon: MATQLTLSIVTPERELVRVQVDEVELPGTEGYFGVLPGHTPLLATLSVGRLTYRIGQDWRVVAVEEGLAEVLPDRVTVLAELAEPAEDIDLPRAEAARKRAEARLAAKATDLDYQRAQLALEKAMLRVQVASRTRGR, encoded by the coding sequence ATGGCCACCCAGCTCACGCTCAGCATCGTCACGCCCGAACGCGAACTCGTGCGCGTCCAGGTCGACGAGGTGGAGCTGCCCGGCACCGAAGGCTACTTCGGCGTGCTGCCCGGACACACGCCGCTGCTCGCGACCCTCAGCGTCGGCCGCCTCACGTATCGCATCGGCCAGGACTGGCGCGTCGTCGCCGTCGAGGAAGGCCTCGCGGAGGTCCTGCCCGATCGCGTGACCGTCCTTGCCGAGCTCGCGGAGCCGGCCGAAGACATCGATCTCCCTCGCGCCGAGGCCGCGCGCAAGCGCGCCGAGGCGCGCCTCGCGGCCAAGGCCACCGACCTCGACTACCAGCGCGCGCAGCTCGCGCTCGAGAAGGCCATGCTGCGCGTCCAGGTGGCGTCTCGCACCAGAGGCCGATGA
- a CDS encoding serine/threonine-protein phosphatase, which produces MRVRWAATTHPGRRRASNEDAFCARPDLGLFVVADGMGGHVAGEVASKLAVDTIEAVVAAGDASAPASRHHSLPERRLEAAFERASVAICRRTACNPSLRGMATTASAVLITDDGAAIGHVGDSRIYLWRDSLLQQLTHDHSWVAEQVSAGLLTPAAARQHPWRNVVTRALSASDPPEVELSPLTLQPGDRLLISSDGLHGVIADDRVSAALASTEGLDHACQTLIEEANAAGGPDNITTLMLEIDVP; this is translated from the coding sequence ATGCGCGTGCGCTGGGCGGCGACCACGCACCCGGGACGTCGCCGGGCCTCCAACGAGGACGCCTTCTGCGCCCGACCCGACCTCGGCCTGTTCGTCGTCGCCGACGGCATGGGCGGGCACGTCGCCGGTGAAGTCGCCTCGAAGCTGGCCGTCGACACGATCGAGGCCGTCGTGGCCGCCGGCGACGCGAGCGCGCCCGCTTCGCGTCACCATTCATTGCCGGAGCGACGGCTGGAAGCCGCCTTCGAGCGCGCGAGCGTGGCCATCTGCCGGCGGACGGCCTGCAATCCGTCGCTGCGCGGCATGGCGACAACGGCCTCCGCGGTGCTCATCACCGATGACGGTGCCGCCATCGGACACGTCGGCGACAGCCGCATCTACCTGTGGCGTGACTCGCTCCTGCAGCAACTGACGCACGATCACTCGTGGGTGGCCGAGCAGGTGTCGGCCGGTCTGCTCACGCCCGCCGCGGCGCGGCAACACCCGTGGCGCAACGTCGTCACGCGCGCCCTGTCGGCATCCGATCCGCCGGAAGTCGAACTGTCGCCGCTCACCCTGCAACCGGGCGATCGCCTGCTCATCTCCTCCGATGGCCTCCACGGCGTGATCGCCGACGATCGCGTGTCGGCGGCGCTGGCGTCCACCGAGGGTCTCGATCACGCCTGCCAGACGCTCATCGAGGAAGCCAACGCCGCCGGCGGTCCCGACAACATCACGACGCTGATGCTGGAGATCGATGTTCCATAA
- a CDS encoding ABC transporter permease has product MFHNLRQLVRYRALIQSLVTRELKARYRGSVLGFFWSFINPLLLLVVYSFVFTVVLPGTHPPEIEPYALFLFCGLLPWTWFSSSLTEASNSLMAGGNLIKKVLFPAEILPIVAVLANMMHFFFGLPILVGFLVWFRPTITVTEILWFPIVVAVQLLFTLGLGLILAALTVHFRDIKDILSNMLTLWFFATPILYPMHLAPGTISKAFLNANPFTHFAVSYQEILFYEGPFGHWKWILAMAAGSALLFLVGYFLFDRLRDSFAEEV; this is encoded by the coding sequence ATGTTCCATAACCTTCGACAGCTCGTGCGATATCGCGCGCTGATCCAGAGCCTCGTCACGCGCGAGCTCAAGGCGCGCTATCGCGGCAGCGTCCTCGGCTTCTTCTGGTCCTTCATCAACCCGCTGCTGCTGCTGGTGGTGTACTCGTTCGTGTTCACGGTGGTGCTGCCCGGCACGCACCCGCCCGAGATCGAGCCGTACGCGCTGTTCCTCTTCTGTGGCCTCCTGCCGTGGACGTGGTTCTCCTCGTCGCTCACAGAGGCGTCAAACAGCCTCATGGCCGGCGGCAACCTGATCAAGAAAGTGCTCTTTCCGGCCGAAATCCTGCCGATCGTGGCGGTGCTGGCCAACATGATGCACTTCTTCTTCGGCCTGCCGATCCTCGTCGGGTTCCTCGTCTGGTTCAGGCCCACCATCACCGTCACCGAGATCCTCTGGTTCCCCATCGTCGTCGCGGTGCAGTTGCTGTTCACGCTCGGGCTCGGGCTGATCCTCGCCGCACTCACCGTGCACTTCAGGGACATCAAGGACATCCTGAGCAACATGCTCACGCTGTGGTTCTTCGCCACGCCGATCCTCTATCCGATGCACCTGGCGCCAGGCACGATCAGCAAGGCGTTCCTCAACGCGAACCCGTTCACCCACTTCGCCGTGTCGTATCAGGAGATCCTCTTCTACGAAGGTCCGTTCGGGCACTGGAAGTGGATCCTCGCCATGGCCGCGGGATCCGCGCTGCTGTTCCTCGTCGGCTATTTCCTGTTCGATCGCCTGCGCGACTCGTTCGCCGAGGAGGTGTGA
- a CDS encoding ABC transporter ATP-binding protein — MSSPPLAIHADRVTKIYRRFAHKRQFATLKSAILSGSLVRDLRPDETFLALDDVSFDVRAGRTYGIIGRNGSGKSTMLKCVAGISKPTYGTVTVNGRISALIELGAGFHPEISGRENIFINGIMLGLSKAEIERRFDEIVEFAELAPFIDAPVKTYSSGMYMRLGFAVAVHVDPDVLLVDEVLAVGDEGFAHKCLDKFAEFRRRGKTILLVTHSLGLVERFCDEALWLDKGKVRAVGLPKRVIDAYVTEVEESEEAFLAAEDARNRQRVDLGAGSSVPAPHDGTQEDGVTAGNVEAPADMFKAEAGRWGSGDVEITKVDLVGPDGTPGHVFHSGDPMTIRLQLHAKAPVKDFVFGIGLFNADGVCIYGTNTNIEEMVAQELSGDGEVGFVIETLALTEGTYKLDLAVHKLDGFPYDYHRQLYTFRVKSPIKDVGFFRPVHSWTFSPSVRVKTLEGPEGWRAHQA, encoded by the coding sequence ATGTCGTCGCCCCCGCTCGCCATCCACGCCGATCGCGTCACGAAGATCTATCGCCGCTTCGCGCACAAGCGGCAGTTCGCCACGCTCAAGAGCGCGATCCTCTCCGGCAGTCTCGTGCGGGATCTGCGCCCTGACGAAACCTTTCTCGCGCTCGACGATGTGTCGTTCGACGTGCGGGCGGGTCGCACGTACGGCATCATCGGGCGCAACGGCAGCGGCAAGAGCACGATGCTCAAGTGCGTGGCGGGCATCTCGAAGCCGACGTACGGCACCGTCACCGTCAACGGCCGCATCTCCGCGCTCATCGAGCTCGGAGCGGGGTTCCACCCCGAGATCTCGGGCCGCGAGAACATCTTCATCAACGGCATCATGCTCGGGCTGTCGAAGGCGGAGATCGAGCGCCGCTTCGACGAGATCGTCGAGTTCGCCGAGCTCGCGCCGTTCATCGACGCGCCGGTGAAGACGTACTCCTCCGGCATGTACATGCGCCTCGGGTTCGCCGTCGCGGTCCACGTCGATCCTGACGTGCTGCTCGTCGACGAGGTGCTCGCGGTGGGCGACGAAGGCTTCGCGCACAAGTGCCTCGACAAGTTCGCGGAGTTCCGGCGTCGCGGCAAGACGATCCTGCTCGTCACGCACTCGCTCGGTCTGGTGGAGCGCTTCTGCGACGAAGCGCTGTGGCTCGACAAGGGCAAGGTGCGCGCGGTCGGCCTCCCGAAGCGCGTGATCGACGCCTACGTCACCGAAGTGGAGGAGAGCGAGGAAGCCTTTCTCGCGGCCGAAGACGCGCGCAATCGCCAGCGCGTGGATCTCGGCGCCGGCAGCTCGGTGCCCGCTCCGCACGACGGGACGCAGGAGGATGGCGTCACGGCCGGGAACGTGGAAGCACCAGCTGACATGTTCAAGGCGGAGGCGGGCCGCTGGGGATCGGGCGACGTGGAGATCACGAAGGTCGATCTCGTGGGCCCCGACGGCACGCCCGGCCACGTGTTCCACTCCGGCGATCCGATGACCATCCGCCTGCAGCTGCACGCGAAGGCGCCCGTGAAGGACTTCGTGTTCGGCATCGGGCTCTTCAACGCCGACGGCGTGTGCATCTACGGCACCAACACGAACATCGAGGAGATGGTGGCGCAGGAGCTGTCTGGCGACGGCGAAGTGGGCTTCGTGATCGAGACGCTCGCGCTCACCGAAGGCACCTACAAGCTCGATCTCGCCGTCCACAAGCTCGATGGCTTCCCGTACGACTACCACCGGCAGCTCTACACGTTCCGCGTGAAGTCGCCCATCAAGGACGTCGGCTTCTTCCGTCCCGTGCACTCGTGGACGTTCAGCCCGTCGGTGCGCGTGAAGACGCTCGAAGGCCCAGAGGGCTGGCGCGCGCACCAGGCGTAG